Proteins encoded within one genomic window of Panicum virgatum strain AP13 chromosome 1N, P.virgatum_v5, whole genome shotgun sequence:
- the LOC120655086 gene encoding nuclear ribonuclease Z-like — protein MANGGKLAIAADDDSGAPSTSAPARPRAMQRLEIEGYAVEGVSIAGHETCVMFPSLNLAFDIGRCPPFAISQDLLFISHAHMDHIGGLPLYVATRGRRRMRPPTVFVPACLADLVRRLFEVHRAMDQSDLDHKLVPLEVGEGYELRKDLRVRSFRTYHVVPSQGYVVYKLKHKLKDEYVGLPGKELSSLRKSGVEITNTVSTPEIAFTGDTMSDFILDPDNADVLKAKILVVESTYIDDSKSIEDAREKGHTHLSEIASLSDKLENKAILLNHFSSRYTAEDIDAAINRLPPSLQSRVHALKEDF, from the exons atggctaaTGGCGGCAAGCTAGCGATCGCCGCCGATGACGACTCAGGGGCGCCCTCAACCTCCGCTCCTGCGCGGCCGAGGGCGATGCAGCGGCTTGAGATTGAGGGCTACGCCGTGGAGGGCGTCTCGATCGCGGGGCATGAGACCTGCGTCATGTTCCCCTCCCTCAACCTCGCCTTTGACATCGGCCGCTGCCCGCCGTTCGCCATCTCGCAAGACCTCCTCTTTATCTCTCACGCCCACATGGACCACATTGGGGGCCTTCCCCTGTACGTTGCCACGCGGGGTCGCAGAAGGATGCGCCCGCCCACCGTCTTCGTCCCCGCCTGCCTTGCCGACCTCGTGCGGAGGCTATTCGAGGTCCACCGTGCCATGGACCAGTCTGACCTCGACCACAAGCTCGTGCCGCTTGAGGTCGGGGAGGGCTATGAGCTCCGCAAGGACCTCAGGGTCAGGTCGTTCAGGACCTACCACGTCGTTCCAAGCCAG GGGTATGTGGTATACAAGCTGAAGCATAAGCTCAAGGACGAGTATGTTGGCCTCCCAGGGAAAGAACTCAGCAGTCTCAGAAAGTCAGGAGTTGAG ATCACGAATACAGTGTCGACACCTGAGATTGCTTTCACGGGAGATACAATGTCGGATTTCATCCTTGATCCTGATAATGCAGATGTTTTGAAGGCGAAAATTCTTGTGGTTGAG AGTACTTATATTGATGACTCGAAATCAATTGAGGATGCAAGAGAAAAAGGGCACACTCACTTGTCTGAG ATAGCGAGTCTGTCTGACAAGCTTGAAAACAAAGCTATTCTGCTGAATCACTTTTCAAGCCGTTATACTGCAGAG GACATTGATGCAGCAATCAACAGATTGCCACCATCTCTCCAAAGCAGAGTTCATGCATTGAAGGAAGACTTCTAG
- the LOC120655085 gene encoding pectate lyase-like translates to MEQRLRWRHPGSLVVVAAAFLASAAVSSAGIAVLDEHWQKRKELAEASAREAYRPDPYNVTNSFNIAVHRATSLRREMGEKKKKKKKSKSGGPCKATNPIDKCWRCRKDWATDRQRMARCARGFGHLATGGLGGRIYVVTDPGDADVLNPRPGTLRWGAIQTGPLWIIFARSMIIELTQELLVSSDKTIDGRGAQVHIANGGGITVQFARNVIIHNLHVHDVKHTLGGMMRDSPTHTGPRTKADGDGISLFGATNVWIDHISMSNCEDGLVDVVQSSTGVTISNCHFTNHNDVMLFGASDSYPQDQVMQITVAFNHFGRGLVQRMPRCRWGFFHVVNNDYTHWLMYAIGGSNAPAIISQGNRYIAPPNMAAKVITKHYADEGVWKNWVWHTENDLFMNGAIFQPSGGAVPRKVKKDEWVKPKPGSYVTRLVRFSGTLECRPGKPC, encoded by the exons atgGAGCAGAGGCTCCGGTGGAGACACCCCGGctccctcgtcgtcgtcgcggcgGCGTTCCTGGCGTCCGCCGCCGTGTCGAGCGCCGGCATCGCCGTCCTCGACGAGCACTGGCAGAAGCGCAAGGAGCTGGCGGAGGCGTCGGCGAGGGAGGCGTACAGGCCCGACCCCTACAACGTGACCAACAGCTTCAACATCGCCGTCCACCGGGCGACCAGCCTGCGGCGCGAGAtgggggagaagaagaagaagaagaagaagagcaagtCCGGCGGGCCGTGCAAGGCGACGAACCCGATCGACAAGTGCTGGCGCTGCCGCAAGGACTGGGCGACGGACCGGCAGCGCATGGCCCGCTGCGCCCGGGGCTTCGGGCACCTCGCcaccggcggcctcggcggcagGATCTACGTCGTGACCGACCCCGGCGACGCCGACGTGCTGAACCCGCGGCCCGGCACGCTCCGGTGGGGCGCCATCCAGACGGGCCCGCTGTGGATCATCTTCGCCCGGTCCATGATCATCGAGCTCACGCAGGAGCTCCTGGTGAGCAGCGACAAGACCATCGACGGGCGCGGCGCGCAGGTGCACATCGCCAACGGCGGCGGCATCACCGTGCAGTTCGCGCGGAACGTGATCATCCACAACCTGCACGTGCACGACGTGAAGCACACCCTCGGCGGGATGATGCGGGACTCGCCGACGCACACGGGGCCGCGCACCAaggccgacggcgacggcatcTCGCTGTTCGGCGCGACCAACGTGTGGATCGACCACATCTCCATGTCCAACTGCGAGGACGGGCTGGTGGACGTGGTGCAGAGCTCCACGGGGGTCACCATCTCCAACTGCCACTTCACCAACCACAACGACGTGATGCTCTTCGGGGCCAGCGACTCGTACCCGCAGGACCAGGTGATGCAGATCACCGTCGCCTTCAACCACTTCGGCAGGGGGCTCGTGCAGCGGATGCCGCGCTGCCGCTGGGGCTTCTTCCACGTCGTCAACAACGACTACACGCACTGGCTCATGTACGCCATCGGCGGCAGCAACGCGCCCGCCATCATCAGCCAGGGCAACCGCTACATTGCGCCGCCGAACATGGCAGCCAAAGTG ATCACCAAGCACTACGCCGACGAGGGCGTGTGGAAGAACTGGGTGTGGCACACGGAGAACGACCTCTTCATGAACGGCGCCATCTTCCAGCCCTCCGGCGGCGCGGTCCCGAGGAAGGTGAAGAAGGACGAGTGGGTCAAGCCCAAGCCAGGCTCCTACGTCACCAGGCTCGTCCGCTTCTCCGGCACCTTGGAGTGCCGCCCCGGCAAGCCGTGCTGA
- the LOC120655084 gene encoding YLP motif-containing protein 1-like isoform X2, whose amino-acid sequence MDHPWRFPAGASADLCPVCSARHFPFCPPPPLPPHPFPYDLHPPPPPPHPFPYDPPPPPPMWGPPAPGPNDPHPYELPGREGPHKRMRVGEAPPFDPYGFAPPPPLGRAPMEGDRLLGLIRDHGRNPLPGSAWCGEPCPPDGGFGYGGGRGYPSPYPQGGDFANFDHAGRLPPPMPMHDRNNGFGHGFAPGEGSHEKYLDSTDHHYHQFHPEALPGVPPHPPLPPYADAANHNGSCAWLPGAATAVNPPRTHTLPQVHPMLNASRHNNEGSGLTFRPLSEQDLIDGRSTNTEHSVENSKVTIINACDLFKQPRRASRPDHIVIILRGLPGSGKSYLAKALRDLEVENGANAPRIHSMDDYFMIEVEKKSEDNEGSKSSGASKGRRQLTKKVIEYCYEPEMEETYRSSMLKAFKKTLDEGNFTFVIVDDRNLRVADFAQFWATAKHSGYEVYLLEAPYKDPMGCAARNVHGFMLDEIKKMAADWEEAPPLYLQLDIHSLFHDDNLRGHSIQEVDMDTEDNDDVANETSTTAENSKKAIKEAPCDESNEGGNWNTEAEDDLDAFKELGQSKWSKDVEDDTEKTENTEGNTHALSGLAQTYSTRQKRVSWGDRLEKGGFSIAATKRKLASSLVIGPGSGYNLVSNPLAGDNSTGMKGKANNETKKRFSEQLRAEGQSFKAVFDQRKQRIRVLENGDDE is encoded by the exons ATGGACCATCCATGGCGCTTCCCCGCCGGGGCCAGCGCCGACCTCTGCCCAGTCTGTTCCGCGCGCCACTTCCCcttctgcccgccgccgcctctcccgcCGCACCCCTTCCCGTATGacctccacccgccgccgcccccgcctcaTCCCTTCCCTtatgacccgccgccgccgccgccgatgtggGGCCCTCCGGCTCCTGGGCCGAATGACCCCCACCCCTACGAGTTACCCGGCAGGGAGGGGCCCCACAAGCGGATGCGCGTGGGCGAGGCGCCCCCGTTCGATCCGTACGGCTTCGCGCCCCCACCGCCCTTGGGAAGGGCTCCTATGGAGGGCGATCGGCTGCTTGGCCTGATCCGGGACCATGGCCGCAATCCACTTCCTGGATCGGCGTGGTGTGGCGAGCCGTGCCCACCTGACGGCGGCTTTGGCTACGGTGGAGGTAGAGGCTATCCTTCTCCGTACCCGCAAGGGGGCGATTTTGCTAATTTCGACCATGCTGGAAGGTTGCCACCTCCAATGCCAATGCATGATAGGAACAATGGCTTCGGTCATGGTTTTGCACCGGGAGAAGGGTCTCATGAGAAGTATCTTGATAGCACCGATCACCATTACCATCAGTTCCACCCAGAGGCATTGCCTGGTGTGCCACCGCACCCTCCACTGCCTCCTTATGCGGATGCAGCAAATCACAATGGTTCCTGTGCTTGGCTTCCTGGGGCAG CTACGGCAGTTAATCCACCTAGAACTCACACCTTGCCTCAAGTTCACCCAATGCTAAATGCAAGCCGTCATAACAATGAG GGATCAGGTTTGACTTTTCGGCCATTGTCAGAGCAAGACTTGATAGATGGAAGGTCAACCAACACAGAACATTCTGTGGAAAATTCCAAGGTCACAATCATCAATGCATGCGATCTGTTCAAGCAGCCCCGTCGTGCTTCACGCCCTGACCATATTGTTATCATCCTCAGAGGGCTTCCAG GTAGTGGAAAGAGCTACCTGGCAAAGGCATTAcgtgatcttgaggttgaaaatgGTGCAAATGCACCTAGAATTcattccatggatgattatttcaTGATTGAAGTTGAGAAG AAATCGGAAGATAATGAAGGTTCTAAATCTTCTGGTGCATCAAAAGGGAGGAGGCAGTTGACCAAGAAAGTGATTGAGTACTGTTATGAACCGGAAATGGAGGAG ACTTACAGGTCAAGCATGTTGAAGGCATTTAAGAAGACCCTTGATGAAGGAAATTTCACATTTGTGATTG TGGATGACCGCAATCTGCGGGTAGCTGATTTTGCTCAATTTTGGGCAACTGCGAAG CACTCAGGCTATGAGGTGTACTTACTGGAGGCACCATACAAAGATCCAATG GGTTGTGCTGCAAGGAATGTGCATGGATTTATGTTGGATGAGATAAAAAAGATGGCAGCAGACTGGGAAGAGGCTCCACCACTGTATCTGCAGCTAGATATACAT TCATTATTCCATGATGATAATCTTCGTGGCCACTCTATACAAGAG GTTGATATGGACACAGAGGACAATGATGACGTTGCTAATGAAACTAGTACCACTGCTGAAAACTCAAAGAAGGCTATAAAAGAAGCACCGTGTGATGAATCAAATGAAG GGGGAAATTGGAACACAGAAGCAGAGGATGATCTGGATGCCTTCAAAGAGCTAGGACAGAGCAAATGGTCAAAAGATGTTGAAGATGACACTGAGAAGACTGAAAATACGGAGGGAAATACACACGCTCTTTCTGGCCTGGCCCAAACATATAGCACTCGTCAGAAAAGAGTCAGTTGGGGTGATCGT CTTGAAAAGGGTGGGTTTTCCATTGCTGCAACTAAAAGAAAACTCGCTTCATCACTAGTCATAGGGCCTGGATCAGGGTACAATTTG GTCTCCAACCCCTTGGCTGGAGATAATTCCACAGGGATGAAAGGGAAGGCCAATAATGAGACCAAGAAAAGGTTCAGTGAACAACTCCGTGCTGAAGGTCAATCCTTCAAGGCAGTTTTTGACCAGAGAAAGCAGCGCATCAGAGTTCTTGAAAATGGAGACGATGAGTAG
- the LOC120655084 gene encoding uncharacterized protein LOC120655084 isoform X1, with translation MDHPWRFPAGASADLCPVCSARHFPFCPPPPLPPHPFPYDLHPPPPPPHPFPYDPPPPPPMWGPPAPGPNDPHPYELPGREGPHKRMRVGEAPPFDPYGFAPPPPLGRAPMEGDRLLGLIRDHGRNPLPGSAWCGEPCPPDGGFGYGGGRGYPSPYPQGGDFANFDHAGRLPPPMPMHDRNNGFGHGFAPGEGSHEKYLDSTDHHYHQFHPEALPGVPPHPPLPPYADAANHNGSCAWLPGAGAVPPPPEPPFPSHRDYHTALPRPTANSSLFPVLSGSPATAVNPPRTHTLPQVHPMLNASRHNNEGSGLTFRPLSEQDLIDGRSTNTEHSVENSKVTIINACDLFKQPRRASRPDHIVIILRGLPGSGKSYLAKALRDLEVENGANAPRIHSMDDYFMIEVEKKSEDNEGSKSSGASKGRRQLTKKVIEYCYEPEMEETYRSSMLKAFKKTLDEGNFTFVIVDDRNLRVADFAQFWATAKHSGYEVYLLEAPYKDPMGCAARNVHGFMLDEIKKMAADWEEAPPLYLQLDIHSLFHDDNLRGHSIQEVDMDTEDNDDVANETSTTAENSKKAIKEAPCDESNEGGNWNTEAEDDLDAFKELGQSKWSKDVEDDTEKTENTEGNTHALSGLAQTYSTRQKRVSWGDRLEKGGFSIAATKRKLASSLVIGPGSGYNLVSNPLAGDNSTGMKGKANNETKKRFSEQLRAEGQSFKAVFDQRKQRIRVLENGDDE, from the exons ATGGACCATCCATGGCGCTTCCCCGCCGGGGCCAGCGCCGACCTCTGCCCAGTCTGTTCCGCGCGCCACTTCCCcttctgcccgccgccgcctctcccgcCGCACCCCTTCCCGTATGacctccacccgccgccgcccccgcctcaTCCCTTCCCTtatgacccgccgccgccgccgccgatgtggGGCCCTCCGGCTCCTGGGCCGAATGACCCCCACCCCTACGAGTTACCCGGCAGGGAGGGGCCCCACAAGCGGATGCGCGTGGGCGAGGCGCCCCCGTTCGATCCGTACGGCTTCGCGCCCCCACCGCCCTTGGGAAGGGCTCCTATGGAGGGCGATCGGCTGCTTGGCCTGATCCGGGACCATGGCCGCAATCCACTTCCTGGATCGGCGTGGTGTGGCGAGCCGTGCCCACCTGACGGCGGCTTTGGCTACGGTGGAGGTAGAGGCTATCCTTCTCCGTACCCGCAAGGGGGCGATTTTGCTAATTTCGACCATGCTGGAAGGTTGCCACCTCCAATGCCAATGCATGATAGGAACAATGGCTTCGGTCATGGTTTTGCACCGGGAGAAGGGTCTCATGAGAAGTATCTTGATAGCACCGATCACCATTACCATCAGTTCCACCCAGAGGCATTGCCTGGTGTGCCACCGCACCCTCCACTGCCTCCTTATGCGGATGCAGCAAATCACAATGGTTCCTGTGCTTGGCTTCCTGGGGCAGGTGCTGTACCGCCACCACCAGAACCTCCATTTCCCTCTCACCGGGATTACCATACTGCGCTGCCACGGCCGACTGCAAACTCATCGTTGTTTCCTGTCCTTTCTGGTTCTCCAGCTACGGCAGTTAATCCACCTAGAACTCACACCTTGCCTCAAGTTCACCCAATGCTAAATGCAAGCCGTCATAACAATGAG GGATCAGGTTTGACTTTTCGGCCATTGTCAGAGCAAGACTTGATAGATGGAAGGTCAACCAACACAGAACATTCTGTGGAAAATTCCAAGGTCACAATCATCAATGCATGCGATCTGTTCAAGCAGCCCCGTCGTGCTTCACGCCCTGACCATATTGTTATCATCCTCAGAGGGCTTCCAG GTAGTGGAAAGAGCTACCTGGCAAAGGCATTAcgtgatcttgaggttgaaaatgGTGCAAATGCACCTAGAATTcattccatggatgattatttcaTGATTGAAGTTGAGAAG AAATCGGAAGATAATGAAGGTTCTAAATCTTCTGGTGCATCAAAAGGGAGGAGGCAGTTGACCAAGAAAGTGATTGAGTACTGTTATGAACCGGAAATGGAGGAG ACTTACAGGTCAAGCATGTTGAAGGCATTTAAGAAGACCCTTGATGAAGGAAATTTCACATTTGTGATTG TGGATGACCGCAATCTGCGGGTAGCTGATTTTGCTCAATTTTGGGCAACTGCGAAG CACTCAGGCTATGAGGTGTACTTACTGGAGGCACCATACAAAGATCCAATG GGTTGTGCTGCAAGGAATGTGCATGGATTTATGTTGGATGAGATAAAAAAGATGGCAGCAGACTGGGAAGAGGCTCCACCACTGTATCTGCAGCTAGATATACAT TCATTATTCCATGATGATAATCTTCGTGGCCACTCTATACAAGAG GTTGATATGGACACAGAGGACAATGATGACGTTGCTAATGAAACTAGTACCACTGCTGAAAACTCAAAGAAGGCTATAAAAGAAGCACCGTGTGATGAATCAAATGAAG GGGGAAATTGGAACACAGAAGCAGAGGATGATCTGGATGCCTTCAAAGAGCTAGGACAGAGCAAATGGTCAAAAGATGTTGAAGATGACACTGAGAAGACTGAAAATACGGAGGGAAATACACACGCTCTTTCTGGCCTGGCCCAAACATATAGCACTCGTCAGAAAAGAGTCAGTTGGGGTGATCGT CTTGAAAAGGGTGGGTTTTCCATTGCTGCAACTAAAAGAAAACTCGCTTCATCACTAGTCATAGGGCCTGGATCAGGGTACAATTTG GTCTCCAACCCCTTGGCTGGAGATAATTCCACAGGGATGAAAGGGAAGGCCAATAATGAGACCAAGAAAAGGTTCAGTGAACAACTCCGTGCTGAAGGTCAATCCTTCAAGGCAGTTTTTGACCAGAGAAAGCAGCGCATCAGAGTTCTTGAAAATGGAGACGATGAGTAG